A stretch of the Vidua chalybeata isolate OUT-0048 chromosome 19, bVidCha1 merged haplotype, whole genome shotgun sequence genome encodes the following:
- the CYGB gene encoding cytoglobin: protein MEKVQGEMEIERWERSEEISDAEKKVIQEIWSRVYANCEDVGVSILIRFFVNFPSAKQYFSQFKHMEDPLEMERSLQLRKHARRVMGAINTVVENLNDSEKVSSVLALVGKAHALKHKVEPIYFKKLTGVMLEVIAEEYPNDFTPEAHGAWTKMKTLIYTHVTAAYKEVGWAQYPTATL from the exons ATGGAGAAAGTCCAGGGAGAAATGGAGATTGAGAGATGGGAAAGAAGTGAAGAAATTTCAGACGCAGAAAAAAAGGTTATTCAAGAGATATGGAGCAGAGTATATGCAAACTGCGAGGACGTTGGGGTCTCCATACTCATcag GTTTTTTGTGAACTTCCCCTCGGCCAAGCAGTACTTCAGCCAGTTCAAGCACATGGAGGACCCGTTGGAGATGGAGAGGAGCTTGCAGCTGCGCAAGCACGCTCGGAGGGTCATGGGGGCCATCAACACTGTGGTGGAGAACCTCAACGACTCTGAAAAGGTCTCCTCTGTCCTGGCCCTGGTGGGCAAGGCCCATGCCCTCAAGCACAAAGTGGAGCCCATCTACTTTAAG AAACTCACTGGTGTCATGCTGGAGGTCATTGCTGAGGAATACCCCAACGACTTCACCCCGGAGGCACACGGAGCCTGGACCAAGATGAAGACCCTCATCTACACCCATGTGACAGCAGCCTACAAGGAGGTGGGCTGGGCTCAGTACCCCACTGCCACCCTGTGA